Below is a window of Arabidopsis thaliana chromosome 2, partial sequence DNA.
ACGCACCGGTTTGACGATCTTTAtcgtcttctctcttttgtagCTGCGAATCCATGTCCTTGTTCCTCAGGTATATTCTCTTGTCCAGAGCTTGAACCTATTTTCCGATCCGCCATTGATGCGTATTGTAGAGCTAGGAAAATGGATTATGCTTTGTTAGCGTTTGATACTATGAAGAGATTGATCGATGGTAAACCAAATGTTGGAGTTTATAACACTGTTGTGAATGGATATGTGAAATCTGGAGATATGGATAAGGCTTTAAGGTTTTACCAGAGGATGGGAAAGGAAAGAGCAAAGCCAGATGTATGCACGTTTAACATTCTCATCAATGGTTATTGTAGAAGCTCTAAGTTTGATTTGGCATTGGATTTGTTCAGGGAGATGAAGGAGAAAGGTTGTGAACCGAATGTGGTTAGCTTCAACACTCTTATTAGAGGGTTTTTGAGCAGTGGTAAAATCGAGGAAGGTGTTAAAATGGCTTATGAGATGATTGAGCTAGGTTGTAGATTCTCAGAAGCTACTTGTGAGATTCTTGTTGATGGGTTGTGTAGAGAAGGTCGGGTTGACGATGCTTGTGGATTGGTGCTCGATCTTTTGAACAAGAGGGTTTTACCTAGTGAGTTTGATTATGGTAGTTTGGTTGAGAAACTCTGCGGAGAAAACAAGGCGGTTAGAGCAATGGAGATGATGGAGGAGCTGTGGAAGAAAGGCCAAACCCCATGTTTCATTGCTTGTACTACACTCGTCGAAGGGTTGAGGAAATCaggaagaacagagaaagcGTCAGGGTttatggagaagatgatgaatgcAGGAATTCTTCCCGATAGTGTGACATTTAACTTGCTTCTTCGGGATCTCTGCAGTTCTGATCATTCTACTGATGCAAACAGATTGAGACTTTTGGCATCAAGCAAAGGATATGAACCCGATGAGACAACGTACCATGTTTTGGTTTCGGGGTTCACGAAAGAAGGGAGAAGAAAGGAAGGAGAAGTTCTAGTGAACGAGATGTTGGATAAAGATATGTTGCCTGATATCTTTACATATAATAGATTGATGGATGGCTTGTCCTGCACTGGAAAATTCTCAAGGAAACAAGTCCGGATGTTGTAACCTGTGTTTGATCTGTGTAAACTAGACCCAAGCTATATCTATGtatcaacaaattttattttgaacatATGAAATGGAAACCAAGTTGGTTCTTTGTTTGGTTGCTGCACATTGCCACAGAATCATGCGTCGGAGATGAACTTTTTTTATTCGAAAGTCACAGTTGTTTGCTGGTATATCgctattgatttttttattaactgAATGAAAAATGACAATAATTTCTGCTAAAACTCTCATAATCTTATAAGTATGTTTATGGTTCGAGAAGtgtgattcttcttctccttttttgttttggaagtGACATAGAGAGAAACTCCGATTTCTAAAACAACCTATTCAAGAACACGACCAGAGGCAGTGACAGAACATATACACACCCACACAGATTCTTGATCATACATCAACACATCTTGCTGTATCCCAGAAGGCAGTACCAGACTACCAGTACACACACGTTTGTTATTGCTGCAGTGTGCAGGGTAGTGATTAGATTGGGCTTTAGACTCGGGGATAACGAGAGCtgcctttcttcttcaagaactcTGGGATCTCCACTGAACCGCTTTCTCTAAAGGAAGAAGAGGGTCTTCTTGTAGCTCCAACTGACGCAGCATCTGCTTGTACCATCTGAACTGTTCGTCCTTCTCCCTCTTCTTGTCGTTTGAAACCCGTAGCTATCAGGGTTATGCTTaccttttaccaaaaaaaacatcaattctATCATCTCTAGAGGTCTTATCTATGTTTAGTAGAAGAAACATTATAAAGGACATACTTGACCGCTGAGGGCTGGATCTACAACAGCACCGAATATAAGATTGGCAGTTGGATCGACAAGATCATATATTACTTCTGCAGCAGCATTTACCTACACAAGACCAAAGTGTATGAAAAACTATAGAGCATCTTAGGGGTATGAAGCAAAATCAGGCTTTGCTCTAAGTTGTCTATggaaggaagaaaataaatgattttaacaCCCTGTCAATGCGTCTCTCAAGATCCAGTTATTGTTTATGGATCTATCGAcatagagataagaaacaaagatgagagagagagacaaaaaccTCAAACAATGTCAAGTCACTTCCGCCAGTAATGTTCCAAACAATTCCAGTGGCTCTCTCAATCCCAATATCTAACAAAGGAGATTGGATTGCATTTAGCGCAGCATCTCTTGCCCGACTCTTTCCTGAATGATTACAAGTAGCATGAAAGAATCAGCACgttgcaaacaaaacaaaaccttgcGCAAAAGAAGTTCAAGGTTCATGACTTTGATTATTACATCATGACATAGATGCACAATAGTTGAGTAACAGTGAATATAATATGGTCATTTTCAGTATCCCAGTCACTAGACTGGTTTCTTTGCCACACCAATCTACTAGCTCATTAGTTCAATTAGACTATTTCGACACATATCTAGTGACTAATGGTTCTGCTTATGAAACTATGCAGCTAAATGAGCTTATCCATCATTCCAAACTTACCTGTCGCAGTTCCTATTCCCATCAATGAAGACCCCGCATTTGCCATTATAGCTCTCACATCAGCAAAATCCACATTCACCAAACCAGGAATCTACAAATCAAGGACAAACGTAGCTGGTAAATCATTTGccatacacaaaaaaatgatcacAGGATGCCCATAAGAAAAGCTATACCGTAATGATATCAGATATCCCACGAACCCCCTGACGGAGTATATCATCAGCTAGATTAAATGCTTCTGTTACCGGAGTAGACTGAGAGACAGCTGTAAGCAACTTGTCATTTGGAATGACGATGAGAGTGTCAACATTGTCTCTGAGAGATGCAAGCCCTTCTTGAGCCTGAACAGTTCTTCTTCGACCCTCAAACGAGAAAGGCGTAGTGGCAATACCAACTGTCAATATACCCATCGCCTTGGCAATTCCTGCAATTACAGGGGCTGCACCAGTGCC
It encodes the following:
- a CDS encoding pentatricopeptide (PPR) repeat-containing protein (pentatricopeptide (PPR) repeat-containing protein; CONTAINS InterPro DOMAIN/s: Pentatricopeptide repeat (InterPro:IPR002885); BEST Arabidopsis thaliana protein match is: Pentatricopeptide repeat (PPR-like) superfamily protein (TAIR:AT1G09900.1); Has 43076 Blast hits to 12816 proteins in 267 species: Archae - 3; Bacteria - 25; Metazoa - 283; Fungi - 440; Plants - 41291; Viruses - 2; Other Eukaryotes - 1032 (source: NCBI BLink).), producing MRWNKKNVISLVSKSHHLPAPITPPLPEIYRIPNPPPKLPEISIPPTLTLSPSPKHSNFVNFLENNLPHHQTLTPQTLLGFLRSKIRNHPLYAHYDFAVFNWAATLDTFRHDHDSFLWMSRSLAATHRFDDLYRLLSFVAANPCPCSSGIFSCPELEPIFRSAIDAYCRARKMDYALLAFDTMKRLIDGKPNVGVYNTVVNGYVKSGDMDKALRFYQRMGKERAKPDVCTFNILINGYCRSSKFDLALDLFREMKEKGCEPNVVSFNTLIRGFLSSGKIEEGVKMAYEMIELGCRFSEATCEILVDGLCREGRVDDACGLVLDLLNKRVLPSEFDYGSLVEKLCGENKAVRAMEMMEELWKKGQTPCFIACTTLVEGLRKSGRTEKASGFMEKMMNAGILPDSVTFNLLLRDLCSSDHSTDANRLRLLASSKGYEPDETTYHVLVSGFTKEGRRKEGEVLVNEMLDKDMLPDIFTYNRLMDGLSCTGKFSRKQVRML
- the FTSZ2-1 gene encoding Tubulin/FtsZ family protein (FTSZ2-1; FUNCTIONS IN: protein binding, structural molecule activity; INVOLVED IN: chloroplast fission; LOCATED IN: chloroplast stroma, chloroplast; EXPRESSED IN: 23 plant structures; EXPRESSED DURING: 13 growth stages; CONTAINS InterPro DOMAIN/s: Cell division protein FtsZ, N-terminal (InterPro:IPR000158), Cell division protein FtsZ, conserved site (InterPro:IPR020805), Tubulin/FtsZ, GTPase domain (InterPro:IPR003008), Tubulin/FtsZ, N-terminal (InterPro:IPR019746), Tubulin/FtsZ, C-terminal (InterPro:IPR008280), Tubulin/FtsZ, 2-layer sandwich domain (InterPro:IPR018316); BEST Arabidopsis thaliana protein match is: Tubulin/FtsZ family protein (TAIR:AT3G52750.1); Has 35333 Blast hits to 34131 proteins in 2444 species: Archae - 798; Bacteria - 22429; Metazoa - 974; Fungi - 991; Plants - 531; Viruses - 0; Other Eukaryotes - 9610 (source: NCBI BLink).) gives rise to the protein MATYVSPCFTPSDSRLLTVLRKNVLPENHLGRLNSIRTIDSKKNRVVVAAQKSESSPIRNSPRHYQSQAQDPFLNLHPEISMLRGEGTSTIVNPRKETSSGPVVEDFEEPSAPSNYNEARIKVIGVGGGGSNAVNRMIESEMSGVEFWIVNTDIQAMRMSPVLPDNRLQIGKELTRGLGAGGNPEIGMNAARESKEVIEEALYGSDMVFVTAGMGGGTGTGAAPVIAGIAKAMGILTVGIATTPFSFEGRRRTVQAQEGLASLRDNVDTLIVIPNDKLLTAVSQSTPVTEAFNLADDILRQGVRGISDIITIPGLVNVDFADVRAIMANAGSSLMGIGTATGKSRARDAALNAIQSPLLDIGIERATGIVWNITGGSDLTLFEVNAAAEVIYDLVDPTANLIFGAVVDPALSGQVSITLIATGFKRQEEGEGRTVQMVQADAASVGATRRPSSSFRESGSVEIPEFLKKKGSSRYPRV
- the FTSZ2-1 gene encoding Tubulin/FtsZ family protein, with translation MLRGEGTSTIVNPRKETSSGPVVEDFEEPSAPSNYNEARIKVIGVGGGGSNAVNRMIESEMSGVEFWIVNTDIQAMRMSPVLPDNRLQIGKELTRGLGAGGNPEIGMNAARESKEVIEEALYGSDMVFVTAGMGGGTGTGAAPVIAGIAKAMGILTVGIATTPFSFEGRRRTVQAQEGLASLRDNVDTLIVIPNDKLLTAVSQSTPVTEAFNLADDILRQGVRGISDIITIPGLVNVDFADVRAIMANAGSSLMGIGTATGKSRARDAALNAIQSPLLDIGIERATGIVWNITGGSDLTLFEVNAAAEVIYDLVDPTANLIFGAVVDPALSGQVSITLIATGFKRQEEGEGRTVQMVQADAASVGATRRPSSSFRESGSVEIPEFLKKKGSSRYPRV